The window TATTGATGGCGCAATTTCGATATGAATATAGAAAAGCTGACAGACACAAATTAAGGTTGCCATTAGAAATTGCGCGGAATTCTTTGACCTAAACAAACCCATCCCCGACTCCCGACGTTCACATGTGATCTTTCGACTTCGACAGTTTCGAGGGGTGCGTCAGTTTTTCTAAACGTGGAACCTTGAAGGGGGAATCGTTGCAACAGATGTAAAATTCCTTATCAGACAAATATCGTATTTCGTGCTCTCAACCCCCTCGACAACGTTCTGTTCGAGTGTTTGTCCCGGCGTCATTCTCACTTGTGGCGTCAACGTGGCAGCTCGCATCTTCGAGAATGAAAACGTCAATTTGGGAGTTCTCAGTGGGACTTTGCGTCTATTTTTTTGCCAACTTTACACAGGCCACCTTTCGCGATGACCCCAATGTTCTTGTCACTTTGCTCGTCAGAAATAAAGCCCACACACTACCGTATTTCTTAAAACTCTTTGAAGAGTTGGACTACCCCAAAAATAGATTGACCCTATGGTAAAGTGAAGGTTATTATCATGAaactttaaaatgtttttttttgttcattttgcctcattttttttccatcctttTCTTCCTAAGAGTTTTGACAACTTATTCTgtaaagttttttctttcaacgttCTGGTGGGTTGTTTTTGACATACAAATGCCATTGCCCTAGGTGAAGGTGAAACTTACTTTTATCGAGACCTATTTAAGCTTTCTAGAACTCCGGTTAAGGCTCACATGCTTTGTGTGGTGGAAGAAATAATTTCAGTTGGTCCCAACGTTTCCTTTGTCCCACCTGAAAAAATTATTCCCAcagacaaaataaatataaaaaaaacttcttcttGTAATCTTTCTTCGTGGTGTTTTAATAATGCAATAATGTACATGGAACAATGTGATTCAAAATGACAAAACTTAATAATGATTTTGTCAACATGCCACTAACAGGATCAAGAGCGATCAAAATCAAGACAAGAGTCTGGAGATTATGAACAAATGGATTGCTTCTGTAGAAAATTCATATCACCACATTTATCACGAGCTGACTTCCTCCCCTTCCGTAGCTGACGATAAAATCCCAACAAATTGGACTCAGGAGCGATTCAAGCACATAATCAATTTGAGGGAAGAAGCCCTAAATAAAGGGCGAGAACTCTGGGCCGATTTTGTTTGGGTAAATTGCTTGATTTACGCACACGAATCAAattaggaatttttttttacgtgacaCATCAACGTAAAATTTCTGCTTTGTCGAGATGATTACTAACGCCCTTCAACTGAAGTTTGTAGACTGTGATGTTTTCCTGACCAACAACCAAACGCTGAAGACTATGGTCAACACTAATTACCCCGTTGTGGCGCCAATGTTGGACACACTGAGCTTGTACTCCAATTATTGGTGTGGCATGGGCCTCGATTACTACTATCGACGAACTGACGAGTACAAACCGATCCgcgaaagggaaaataaagCCTGTCATCGAGTCATCGTCGTCCATTCGTGTTTCTTAATAGATCTGCGTCAGGTAGAATCTCAACGTCTCACGTTCAAACCTGAGAACATTAAGGGGTACAACGGTCCCCATGACGATGTCATCACCTTCGCCATCTCCGGATTTTGGACTggtaactgaaaaaaaaaaaaaaatgtgacgtGTCACTCGCATAACAAAATATACGCTTCGTGACCGTGTATGTTAAAATAAACTTTggcgtttctctttttgtttattcagaTGTCCCAGTGTACATTTGCAATCAAATCAAGTTCGGCTATCTTCTGTCGCCGCTAGACGAAAGTCAAACGATCCAAGATGACTACGCCCAGTTGACCAACATCATGCTAGAAGCTTCCGGTAATTCTTTCCTCCATCTTTaatataataatttattttttattttttgagttttaataatgccatttcttttcaaagtGGATTTCCCTCCGATGACCCCTCACCAGCAGCTAACAGAATACGTAACGCCACCTGCCAAAAGCACGCTCGGATTTGACGAAATCTTCCTGATCAATTTGGAGCGCCGTCCGGAACGACGTGCACGCATGGAATGGTCCATGAATCAGCTCGGCCTCAAGCACAAATTAATCAACGCCGTGGATGGAAAGtaagacatttcttttttttttttttttttttttttctttcgtccgtCAACTAATAACTACTGGCAGCGGCCTGTCAACGACAGAGATTATCTCTCTCGGCTatagtaaacaaacaaaaaagacatgTATTACATCGATACTGCATGCCCCGATTGGTTGATGCAACAAGGAAAGCAAGGAGTGAGGGAAAGGAGGTTGAATGTTACGctcgtttttttgttatcggTGCCGTCAAAAACACTTCGCTGCGACATCCATTAAGGAACCGAGTatacgaaaacaaagaaaaattagacCAGCATAAAATTTGGGATTCCGCTTGAAACGTGTGCAACAAACACACTAACCGTGAAAGCGTCGCCATTTATGGCCATTGCTCGATTAAATATTGTCACATTATTCACGCGCGAGTTGGTCTCTTGAACGCTAACCAGGTCGATTGCTGTATATGTTTATCTCGGTATCGAGTGTTGTTGGTGTGTGCTGCGATGAATCGCTtcccccatttctttttttgtttaaaccaACTGTCGTGTGTTTGCGTAATGTACGGGGATTGAAAATGGCGCTGCGTCCGCTTTATCCATCGACGCGTTCAGCGTCACGTTGATCAACGATGACGGCCGTTTGGTGGGACGCTTCGACTAACCCGTTGCTATTTGCGCGATTGATTTTCGGTTGGTTGAACCGTATGGAGCGTCGTGTTTGAATTGATGGGTGATTATGTATGGTCGAATGGGCCATTGAATTGTTGCCGAGCAGGAGACTGCGATTAAAATGAACCATCGTGCCGTCGTCGTCGGGTCCGCCACCTTCCCCACCGCCCCACCAGCGGCAGCGCGGGAACCATTTGGACAGCACCTGATAGCGCATCCGATGGAAAGCCACTTTGAAGTCTTTCATGCGCGCCGTGTAGATAATAGGATCGAGGAACGATTTGAGAACGATCAGGCTGTTGACTGTGATGCCGATAGGCAGCGTCACAATCGGTTCGAGGCTTTCAAAAGTCACGATGCAATCCTTGCAATAAACGATGAACCAAATGACAGCCGGCATCCAGCCCAGAATGAAAGTGCCGACAATCAGCAGCGTCGTGATGATGGCCtatcacaaaatttttttttttcgttttaaatcagcattttttttgcataattggGGAACATAAATGCGTCACCTTGACGTTTCTGTTGACGGCGTTGTTGCTATGATCGATGCTCTCCGAATTGGCGGACACGGAGCAGTTGTTACGCTGGCGGTGGAATGACGTCGATTTACCACTTGGTGGTAGCCGTTGTCCCGGCGAAACGGACGGCGGATGAGACGGGTAACGCAAACTGGTTGTCGTTTCCATGACGACCGTGCTGTGCGCCCTCGTCGAGGAGACGGGCGTCATATGTCGTGCCATGGATCCGTGTTGAATCAAGGCCCGGCGATTGGCCTGATGCCGCCGAATGATGATGAAAATGTGACCGTAAATGAGGATCATGAAGAAAAGTGGAGCGAAGAAGAAGCTGGCGTACTGGCCACGGAATCGCAGTTCGCCGATGAAATCCGTCTTGCATCTTtgagactttttttttaggaaaatgaattttttaaaatcatatcCCAATTTTCGTAAATTTGATTCGACGTCGAAATTGCGCTTACCTGAAATCCTTGATTTTCAATCGATGAAAAGTAGGCGAACAACGCGGCGTTGGGGACGATCCACAGGACGGCCATGCAGACGCTAGCCGCTCGTTTCGTCATGATGgctatgtttgcatttttttttttttaaaacaaacaaaggcaGTATGGTCGTTCATATTAGCTCtacgattttcatttttgttatctacttgttttgttttttctacaGCGACGCACAAAAAAATAGGCTTTTGTTATTATTGACGGTGGGGGTAGTTATTAGTAGAAGCAAATCAGCTGCAAGTACCACGCACTCGTTTGTTTCGCAATTGACACTTTGAGAATGGCAGTCTTACTTACCGGCATAATGTAGCGGTCGGGCGATGCCGATGTAGTGGTTGACAGCCAGGGCCAATAAGTGAAGAACAGTGACGATGACGGCGGCCATTCGGATGGCTTCGAGGACGAGCATACTGCACGGTCCCCAATCCGGTATGTGCACGTTGTAGACTTTGGGTAGT of the Daphnia carinata strain CSIRO-1 chromosome 10, CSIRO_AGI_Dcar_HiC_V3, whole genome shotgun sequence genome contains:
- the LOC130698072 gene encoding glycosyltransferase 25 family member-like, with translation MKTSIWEFSVGLCVYFFANFTQATFRDDPNVLVTLLVRNKAHTLPYFLKLFEELDYPKNRLTLWIKSDQNQDKSLEIMNKWIASVENSYHHIYHELTSSPSVADDKIPTNWTQERFKHIINLREEALNKGRELWADFVWFVDCDVFLTNNQTLKTMVNTNYPVVAPMLDTLSLYSNYWCGMGLDYYYRRTDEYKPIRERENKACHRVIVVHSCFLIDLRQVESQRLTFKPENIKGYNGPHDDVITFAISGFWTDVPVYICNQIKFGYLLSPLDESQTIQDDYAQLTNIMLEASVDFPPMTPHQQLTEYVTPPAKSTLGFDEIFLINLERRPERRARMEWSMNQLGLKHKLINAVDGKTLNDSYVASLGIRMLPNFADPYHHRAMTMGEIGCFLSHYAIWQEIVDRQLAASIVFEDDIRFEINFGRKLTDLVSEVDRLQLDWDLIYLGRKRLKHENETWVDGSQLLVNVEYSYWTLSYILSKGGAEKLLKGEPFGHLVPVDEYLPIMFDRHPESRWKEPFPNRDLKAYSVAPLMVYPTHYTGEAGYISDTESSEIVPDSIKNASAKEGKSDKGSKEVEIEDKIKIELPAMGETGALVDATSTSPEEISTISKEFHVEL
- the LOC130698275 gene encoding 5-hydroxytryptamine receptor 1B-like: MEMWSSASPSPPGLESRDGEMWPCLWFNASHALGNCNNMVMAGSSDVSEIADDQVPDSSIQNITEIYQTWTPVLIFFCALTFFVNVFIVIAARWMRRPLTPTMYFSLSLAAADAVASLTVGLGLVFNSLLPKVYNVHIPDWGPCSMLVLEAIRMAAVIVTVLHLLALAVNHYIGIARPLHYAAIMTKRAASVCMAVLWIVPNAALFAYFSSIENQGFQSQRCKTDFIGELRFRGQYASFFFAPLFFMILIYGHIFIIIRRHQANRRALIQHGSMARHMTPVSSTRAHSTVVMETTTSLRYPSHPPSVSPGQRLPPSGKSTSFHRQRNNCSVSANSESIDHSNNAVNRNVKAIITTLLIVGTFILGWMPAVIWFIVYCKDCIVTFESLEPIVTLPIGITVNSLIVLKSFLDPIIYTARMKDFKVAFHRMRYQVLSKWFPRCRWWGGGEGGGPDDDGTMVHFNRSLLLGNNSMAHSTIHNHPSIQTRRSIRFNQPKINRANSNGLVEASHQTAVIVDQRDAERVDG